Proteins encoded in a region of the Flavobacterium sp. MDT1-60 genome:
- a CDS encoding carboxypeptidase-like regulatory domain-containing protein, whose translation MRTNNTLIILLLLIAQISFGQTSGAKEILGQVFEQSSSVEGVNIINNNTQVTTVTDENGMFSIMAKEGDVLVFSSVNMDPLKRRISTEDLNSTSIQIKMTAKQIELKEVVVNDNAGINAENLGIVPHGQKTYTPAERKLYTAKSTSVDKLLNAMSGRTSMLKKEIKVEKKEMLFRKLEYLFDENYYTERLKISLEDIKGFQLYCVEDSEFAVSLNSKNKTMSMFLITELARKYLKILENEK comes from the coding sequence GTGAGAACAAATAACACTTTAATAATCCTACTTTTATTAATTGCTCAAATTTCATTTGGACAAACTTCAGGTGCCAAAGAAATTCTGGGGCAGGTATTTGAACAATCGTCTTCCGTTGAAGGTGTGAATATCATCAATAATAATACTCAGGTCACTACTGTTACGGATGAAAACGGAATGTTTTCGATTATGGCGAAAGAAGGAGATGTTTTGGTTTTTTCTTCTGTTAATATGGATCCTTTAAAACGTAGAATTTCTACAGAAGATTTGAATTCTACTTCGATTCAGATCAAAATGACCGCAAAACAAATTGAGCTGAAAGAAGTTGTTGTAAACGACAATGCAGGTATTAATGCTGAAAATCTTGGGATTGTTCCTCATGGGCAAAAGACATATACTCCAGCTGAAAGAAAACTTTATACGGCCAAATCAACTTCGGTAGATAAGTTGCTAAATGCAATGTCGGGGCGAACTTCAATGCTGAAAAAAGAGATAAAAGTAGAGAAAAAGGAGATGCTTTTCAGGAAACTGGAATATCTTTTTGATGAAAATTATTATACAGAAAGATTAAAGATTTCCTTAGAAGATATTAAAGGATTTCAATTATATTGTGTAGAGGATTCTGAATTTGCCGTATCTTTGAATAGTAAAAACAAAACAATGAGTATGTTTTTAATCACTGAATTAGCCAGAAAATATCTTAAAATCCTCGAAAATGAAAAATAG
- a CDS encoding carboxypeptidase-like regulatory domain-containing protein: MINKVLCVLVVVLSQTAWSQNQDRAIVNGKIVSNTNDLEGVYVVNAQTEVMVTTDAEGAFSIMAKPGDTLVFSSIQFKENRVLLTSENFTDLNFTVKLSLVMHQLQEVIVKRYDNINAAAMGIVPGNQKTYTESERKLRTATALDATASASGMAGGSISADPFLNFLSGRTKMLKKELAVEKKEFFMKLLENMFSLDHFVNRLKIPNEYVKGFEYYAVENDKFTVILNSKNKTSTEFLLAELAVKYKEILAGENK; encoded by the coding sequence TTGATTAACAAAGTTTTATGCGTTTTGGTTGTTGTTTTGAGTCAGACTGCGTGGTCTCAAAATCAGGATCGTGCTATTGTAAACGGCAAAATCGTTTCGAATACAAATGATTTGGAAGGTGTTTATGTAGTAAACGCGCAAACTGAAGTTATGGTGACTACAGATGCTGAAGGTGCTTTTTCTATCATGGCTAAGCCAGGAGATACACTGGTTTTTTCTTCTATTCAATTTAAAGAAAATCGGGTTTTGTTGACCAGTGAAAACTTTACGGACCTTAATTTTACTGTAAAACTAAGTCTTGTAATGCATCAATTGCAGGAAGTGATTGTAAAACGATACGATAATATCAATGCTGCGGCAATGGGAATTGTTCCGGGAAATCAAAAAACATATACAGAAAGTGAGAGAAAATTACGCACCGCTACCGCGTTAGACGCTACTGCAAGTGCAAGCGGAATGGCAGGTGGCTCGATTTCTGCAGATCCTTTTTTGAATTTTTTATCAGGCAGGACAAAAATGCTTAAAAAAGAACTGGCAGTTGAAAAAAAGGAATTTTTTATGAAGCTTTTAGAGAATATGTTTAGTCTCGATCATTTTGTAAACAGATTAAAGATTCCGAATGAGTATGTGAAAGGCTTCGAGTATTATGCCGTGGAAAATGATAAGTTTACGGTTATTTTAAATTCTAAAAATAAAACTTCAACAGAATTCTTATTAGCTGAATTAGCTGTTAAATACAAAGAAATACTGGCTGGTGAGAACAAATAA